In Listeria cossartiae subsp. cossartiae, one genomic interval encodes:
- a CDS encoding threonine aldolase family protein, giving the protein MTNTLKNSYQKTPYKLGGNGPRNVGVLTEALQNIDSNQESDIYGNGAVIEDFETKIAKILGKQSAVFFPSGTMAQQIALRIWADRKENRRVAYHPLSHLEIHEQDGLKELQQITPILLGTANRLLTIDDIKSLREPVSSVLIELPQREIGGQLPSFEELEEISEYCREQGISLHLDGARLWEITPFYQKSAEEICALFDSVYVSFYKGIGGIAGAILAGNDDFVQEAKIWKRRYGGDLISLYPYILSADYYFEKRIGKMAGYFEAAKGLAERFNSCPGVKTVPEVPVSNMFHVYFEKSADEVGAILTKIQDETGVGISGYLQEKSADVCAFEVSVGDAFAEIPVEILEAAFERLKIK; this is encoded by the coding sequence ATGACAAACACACTAAAAAACAGCTACCAAAAAACACCATATAAACTAGGCGGGAATGGTCCGCGCAATGTAGGCGTTTTGACAGAAGCGCTTCAAAATATAGATTCTAACCAAGAAAGCGATATTTACGGAAACGGCGCAGTTATTGAAGACTTTGAAACAAAAATTGCGAAAATTCTCGGGAAACAATCTGCGGTATTTTTTCCAAGTGGTACGATGGCTCAGCAAATTGCGTTAAGGATTTGGGCTGACCGGAAAGAAAATCGGCGCGTGGCATATCATCCGCTCTCTCATTTGGAGATTCACGAGCAAGATGGGCTAAAAGAATTGCAACAAATCACGCCAATATTACTTGGTACGGCGAATCGGCTTTTGACAATTGACGATATTAAAAGCCTTCGCGAGCCAGTTTCTAGTGTGCTTATCGAACTTCCGCAACGAGAAATTGGTGGGCAGTTGCCTTCTTTTGAAGAGCTTGAGGAGATTTCGGAGTATTGCCGCGAACAGGGTATTTCGTTGCATTTGGACGGGGCGCGGTTATGGGAAATCACGCCGTTTTATCAGAAGTCTGCGGAAGAAATTTGTGCGCTTTTTGATAGTGTGTATGTGTCGTTTTACAAAGGGATTGGCGGGATTGCTGGGGCGATTTTAGCTGGGAATGATGATTTTGTGCAAGAGGCGAAAATCTGGAAACGGCGGTATGGTGGGGATTTGATTAGCCTCTATCCGTATATTTTGTCCGCGGATTATTATTTTGAAAAACGGATTGGAAAAATGGCGGGATATTTTGAAGCGGCGAAAGGACTGGCGGAGCGCTTTAATTCGTGTCCAGGCGTGAAGACTGTGCCGGAAGTGCCGGTTTCTAATATGTTTCATGTTTATTTTGAGAAGTCGGCTGATGAGGTTGGGGCGATTTTGACGAAGATTCAGGATGAAACTGGCGTTGGAATTTCGGGGTATTTGCAGGAGAAATCGGCGGATGTTTGTGCGTTTGAGGTTTCGGTTGGGGATGCGTTTGCGGAGATACCTGTGGAGATTTTGGAAGCTGCTTTTGAGAGATTAAAAATAAAATGA
- a CDS encoding DGQHR domain-containing protein, whose amino-acid sequence MNIHENLISENKLVAIKREKKKKEIFKNVPYSLKEEYENDGWIVDRELKSLLKMKRAKSPQLLFKNKVWLTFCNLGFHKLNKDENFHMPYTPDHSVTQRFDVFAADDETGIFIICESTEEHNKLSDFNERLTSIGEIRGKLIAELKKSFPTKKIKPKFILATKNFNLSTSDKDLLSKYCIYHFDEDALQYYEELSQHIGFAARYQLLGNLFEGEKIQELDNITTAIEGQMGGHTYYSFSIEPEKLLKLSYVLHRNNVNKDSMPAYQRIIKKSRLNQVKDFVNKGGFFPNSIIINIDTKSKGLTFDRASLQGQNSISRIGLLHLPKKYKSLYIIDGQHRLYGYSDSKFSKTNSIPVVAFLDLKKADQVRLFMEINENQKAVSKNLQNTLNSDLLWDSAVYNERRKAVNLKIAQQLGEDRNSRLFDRIIIGENNKTDTCCITIDTVKNGIDKSNFLSTFSKKNELIEKGTFDKDDNESTYQILYPFLLMYLNYIAEQSSNEWNKGDNDNGILSINVGIYSLIKISNDIINYLISKNIRIHDIPLDDLLTEMKLYLEPIILFLNNLDYNEKKELRTSYGGGGKTKYWRKLQCVINDKYPDFSPPGLQEYIENDKKIYNQESFNMIRDIESFFKIDFENKLKAFYGERWFIEGVPKSVYDSASKLAIEKTYTSKEGNVQAWDCLNLIHYREIAIHGSNWKNLFEKSYTKPGEEKMKGGKKDKTKWIQKLSTIRNKNFHEYSVTKEDHDFLVTLEQWLLKKNL is encoded by the coding sequence ATGAATATTCACGAAAATTTAATTTCAGAAAACAAACTAGTAGCCATTAAACGGGAAAAAAAGAAAAAAGAGATCTTTAAAAATGTACCTTATTCTCTGAAAGAAGAGTATGAGAATGATGGATGGATCGTTGATAGAGAATTAAAATCTTTATTAAAAATGAAACGAGCTAAATCTCCTCAATTGCTTTTTAAAAATAAAGTTTGGCTTACATTTTGTAATTTAGGGTTTCATAAACTGAATAAAGACGAAAACTTTCATATGCCATATACGCCGGATCATTCTGTTACTCAGCGTTTTGATGTTTTTGCTGCAGATGATGAGACTGGTATATTTATCATTTGTGAATCAACAGAAGAACACAATAAACTTAGCGATTTTAACGAACGGCTTACATCAATAGGGGAGATAAGGGGTAAATTAATAGCTGAACTAAAAAAGAGTTTTCCTACGAAAAAAATTAAACCAAAATTCATTCTAGCTACTAAAAATTTTAATTTATCAACTTCAGATAAGGATTTATTATCAAAGTATTGTATCTATCATTTTGATGAAGATGCATTACAATACTATGAAGAACTATCTCAGCATATAGGTTTTGCAGCAAGATATCAGCTTTTAGGGAATCTTTTTGAAGGAGAAAAAATACAAGAGCTTGATAACATAACTACCGCAATTGAAGGTCAAATGGGCGGTCACACCTATTATTCTTTTTCAATTGAACCTGAAAAGCTTCTAAAACTTAGTTATGTTTTACATAGAAATAATGTGAATAAAGATTCTATGCCGGCTTACCAGCGGATTATAAAAAAAAGCAGATTAAACCAAGTCAAAGATTTTGTTAATAAAGGCGGGTTTTTTCCAAATTCAATTATAATTAATATTGATACTAAATCAAAAGGATTGACATTTGACCGTGCAAGTTTACAAGGACAAAATTCAATTAGCCGAATTGGTTTATTGCACCTACCTAAAAAATATAAGTCTTTATATATAATAGATGGCCAACATAGATTATATGGATATTCTGATTCAAAATTCAGCAAGACTAATTCCATACCTGTAGTGGCTTTTTTAGACCTAAAAAAAGCTGATCAGGTTAGATTGTTCATGGAAATTAATGAGAACCAAAAAGCTGTTTCTAAAAACCTCCAAAACACACTAAATTCTGACTTACTATGGGACTCCGCTGTATATAATGAACGAAGAAAAGCAGTAAATTTAAAAATTGCTCAACAACTCGGAGAGGATAGAAATTCAAGATTATTCGATCGAATTATTATTGGTGAAAATAATAAAACAGACACTTGTTGCATTACAATTGATACAGTAAAGAATGGAATTGATAAAAGTAATTTTTTATCTACTTTCTCTAAAAAGAACGAGCTAATAGAAAAAGGAACCTTCGACAAAGATGATAACGAATCTACTTATCAAATTCTCTATCCATTCTTGCTAATGTATTTAAATTATATTGCTGAACAATCTTCTAATGAATGGAATAAAGGAGATAATGATAATGGAATTCTATCAATTAATGTCGGAATTTACAGCTTAATAAAAATATCAAATGATATAATTAATTACTTGATTTCTAAAAATATTAGAATACATGATATTCCTTTAGATGATCTCTTGACAGAAATGAAATTATATTTAGAGCCTATTATTTTATTTTTAAACAACCTCGATTATAATGAAAAAAAGGAGCTTAGAACTTCTTATGGCGGTGGCGGAAAGACTAAGTACTGGCGAAAATTACAATGCGTAATTAACGATAAGTATCCTGATTTTTCACCACCTGGGTTACAAGAATACATAGAAAACGACAAAAAGATTTATAATCAGGAATCATTTAATATGATTAGGGACATTGAATCATTCTTTAAGATTGACTTCGAAAATAAATTAAAAGCTTTCTATGGTGAAAGATGGTTCATAGAGGGTGTCCCTAAAAGTGTTTATGATTCCGCTTCAAAATTAGCTATAGAAAAAACTTATACTAGCAAAGAAGGTAATGTCCAGGCGTGGGATTGTCTAAATTTAATTCATTACAGAGAAATCGCTATCCATGGAAGTAATTGGAAAAATCTTTTTGAAAAGAGCTATACTAAACCTGGTGAAGAAAAAATGAAAGGTGGAAAAAAAGATAAAACTAAATGGATTCAGAAACTTAGCACTATAAGAAATAAAAACTTTCATGAATATAGTGTTACAAAAGAAGACCACGATTTTCTTGTAACTTTAGAGCAATGGCTTTTAAAGAAGAACTTATAG
- a CDS encoding DNA adenine methylase: MKNVITAPIRWTGSKKKLLNEMLLTFDKEKAVYVEPFLGSGTVLLNVLSQNMYKKYYVNDINSNLINFYQILKSEKEKLFQIIIDICQQYNQLEDISEKEIYYYEMRKKFNERRIKVHKRAAVFWFLMKSGFNGVYRVNSNNKFNVPFGKKEKILFNLENAKTISKLIQNVEFFNLDYITFLETVSNKESFNEAFLYFDPPYLPENNLVRQQLYTKDKFEHERFIDHILTYNRKFRELTFMISMSDSSYANEIYQSEYTYRVDVREIIRIVNPTKLVKSKEIAYINYKLKIEDRKH; this comes from the coding sequence ATGAAAAATGTAATAACGGCACCGATAAGATGGACAGGATCGAAAAAAAAGTTGTTGAATGAGATGTTACTTACTTTTGATAAAGAAAAAGCTGTATATGTTGAGCCTTTCTTAGGATCTGGAACGGTATTATTAAATGTTTTATCTCAAAACATGTATAAAAAGTACTACGTCAATGATATAAATTCGAATTTAATCAACTTTTACCAAATTTTAAAATCAGAAAAAGAAAAATTATTTCAAATTATTATTGATATTTGTCAACAATATAACCAGTTAGAGGATATTTCAGAAAAAGAGATCTACTATTATGAAATGAGAAAAAAATTTAACGAACGAAGAATTAAAGTACATAAACGGGCAGCTGTTTTTTGGTTTTTAATGAAATCTGGATTCAATGGAGTATATAGGGTAAATTCAAACAATAAATTTAATGTTCCGTTTGGAAAAAAAGAAAAAATATTGTTTAATTTAGAGAACGCAAAAACTATATCAAAGCTAATTCAAAATGTTGAGTTTTTTAATTTAGATTATATTACCTTTTTAGAGACCGTTTCAAACAAAGAAAGCTTCAATGAGGCTTTTTTATATTTTGATCCGCCCTATTTACCTGAAAATAATTTAGTCAGGCAACAATTATATACTAAGGATAAATTTGAACACGAACGATTTATAGACCATATTTTAACTTATAATAGAAAATTTAGAGAGTTGACTTTTATGATATCTATGTCAGATTCATCGTATGCAAATGAAATCTATCAAAGTGAGTATACATATAGAGTTGATGTACGTGAAATTATCCGGATAGTCAATCCTACAAAGTTAGTTAAATCTAAGGAGATTGCATACATTAACTACAAATTAAAAATAGAGGATAGAAAACATTGA
- a CDS encoding ChbG/HpnK family deacetylase encodes MPKLIIDADDFGLSKAINHGIIESYKTGITTSTLLMPNLETAEHAIALAKDHPDLFIGQHTNFLLGKPCADPAEIPSLVDENGEFHRSKYYRANPELKFQYEDVRTETIAQMERFKALTGHYPEHIDCHSIGDETVDQAFFDIAREFGIHTTLKYSGDKKWPDQEGYLPITKLLESGALPYTSGGVSVENFLNDDFGLLKLAPNEIAEMHFDVGFLDQFVLDNSSYTLMRCRELATICDIRVRDWLLENGFELITFGDLQR; translated from the coding sequence ATGCCAAAACTAATCATCGACGCAGACGATTTCGGTCTATCCAAAGCCATCAACCACGGCATCATCGAAAGCTACAAAACCGGCATCACCACATCTACCTTACTCATGCCGAACCTAGAAACTGCCGAGCACGCAATCGCTCTCGCAAAAGACCACCCAGACCTATTCATCGGGCAACACACAAACTTCTTACTCGGAAAACCATGCGCGGACCCGGCGGAAATCCCATCACTTGTCGACGAAAACGGGGAATTCCATCGTTCCAAATATTACCGCGCCAACCCAGAACTGAAATTCCAATACGAAGATGTGCGCACGGAAACCATTGCTCAAATGGAACGGTTCAAAGCGCTAACTGGTCACTATCCAGAGCATATCGACTGCCACTCAATTGGTGATGAAACGGTTGATCAAGCTTTCTTTGATATTGCGCGTGAGTTCGGGATCCACACCACTTTAAAATACAGTGGCGATAAGAAATGGCCAGATCAGGAAGGTTATTTGCCAATCACTAAACTGTTGGAATCGGGCGCACTCCCATACACAAGCGGCGGTGTCTCGGTTGAAAATTTCCTTAACGATGATTTCGGATTATTAAAACTGGCGCCAAACGAAATTGCAGAGATGCATTTTGATGTCGGTTTTTTGGATCAATTTGTGCTGGATAATTCTTCCTACACGTTGATGCGGTGCCGGGAACTGGCGACGATTTGTGACATCCGAGTGCGGGATTGGCTTCTTGAAAATGGGTTTGAGCTTATTACATTTGGGGATTTACAGCGGTAA
- the tenA gene encoding thiaminase II has protein sequence MFVHGFQEEVGDLWQETLQHPFVRSLADGTLEKEAFYYYLLQDDYYLSHFEKVIEKSVEQAGTAELAAEMREVQVRLQQSELLMREQFYPRVGLTERDFSERKPAPTAYHYTSHLYRMADFGSFGVTIAALLPCYAIYADMGKMYEGARSSEPFYQELLDSYVDENYQKVVLQQKRLVEQAASMANARELALMKQAFQISVEMEWAFFDMAYKKQNWRGSVNYV, from the coding sequence ATGTTTGTTCACGGTTTTCAAGAAGAAGTAGGGGATTTATGGCAAGAAACGTTGCAACATCCATTTGTGCGGAGTTTGGCGGATGGGACACTTGAGAAGGAGGCGTTTTACTATTATTTGCTCCAGGATGATTATTACTTGTCACATTTTGAGAAGGTGATTGAGAAAAGTGTGGAACAGGCGGGGACGGCGGAACTTGCTGCGGAAATGAGGGAAGTACAGGTGCGACTTCAGCAGTCGGAATTGTTGATGCGCGAACAGTTTTATCCGCGAGTTGGGCTAACGGAACGTGATTTTTCCGAGCGCAAACCGGCGCCAACAGCTTATCATTATACTTCTCACCTTTACCGGATGGCAGATTTTGGCAGTTTTGGGGTGACGATTGCGGCGCTTTTGCCGTGTTATGCGATTTATGCGGATATGGGGAAAATGTACGAGGGGGCGCGGAGTTCGGAGCCATTTTATCAAGAGTTGTTGGATAGTTATGTGGATGAAAATTATCAAAAAGTGGTGTTGCAGCAGAAGCGGTTGGTGGAACAGGCGGCGAGTATGGCGAATGCGCGGGAACTGGCTCTCATGAAGCAGGCTTTTCAAATTAGTGTGGAAATGGAATGGGCGTTTTTTGATATGGCTTATAAAAAACAAAATTGGCGTGGGAGTGTGAATTATGTTTGA
- the thiM gene encoding hydroxyethylthiazole kinase — protein sequence MFDFMTLEKVQEKGPLVHNITNIVVANDSANGLLAIGASPIMASAKEEMDELAKMADVLVINIGTLDGELVEAMKIAGRAANVAGTPVVLDPVGVGATSYRRKVVLELLSEIKFAAIRGNAGELAAIAGEVWEAKGVDAGVGSADVLTIAEKVANEWSTVVIISGEVDVISDGARFAKVANGSALLPRITGSGCLLSAVCGSFIAVQDDAFRASVEACASYAVASEYAEIELERKLPGSFRPLFLDALASWSAEKTRAKAKIQESGERK from the coding sequence ATGTTTGATTTTATGACGTTGGAAAAGGTGCAAGAAAAAGGGCCGTTGGTACATAATATTACGAATATCGTGGTCGCGAATGACTCGGCGAACGGGTTGCTTGCGATTGGAGCATCACCGATTATGGCATCTGCGAAAGAGGAAATGGATGAACTTGCGAAAATGGCGGATGTGCTCGTGATTAATATTGGAACGCTGGACGGTGAGCTGGTGGAAGCGATGAAAATTGCTGGACGTGCGGCAAATGTTGCGGGGACGCCGGTTGTGCTTGATCCGGTCGGTGTTGGCGCGACTTCATATCGTCGTAAAGTGGTGCTGGAGTTATTGTCGGAAATCAAGTTCGCGGCAATTCGCGGGAATGCAGGGGAACTTGCTGCAATTGCTGGTGAAGTTTGGGAAGCGAAAGGCGTGGATGCGGGCGTTGGTTCGGCGGATGTGCTGACTATTGCTGAAAAAGTAGCGAACGAATGGAGCACGGTTGTTATTATTAGCGGCGAAGTGGATGTGATTTCAGACGGAGCGCGTTTTGCAAAAGTGGCGAATGGTAGCGCACTGCTTCCAAGAATTACTGGTTCTGGTTGCTTGCTCAGTGCAGTTTGCGGTAGTTTTATTGCCGTTCAGGATGATGCTTTTCGAGCTAGTGTCGAAGCATGCGCGAGTTATGCGGTGGCTTCTGAATATGCGGAAATTGAATTAGAAAGGAAACTTCCGGGCTCATTCCGACCATTATTTTTAGATGCGCTAGCTAGCTGGTCGGCCGAAAAAACTCGTGCCAAAGCTAAAATCCAAGAAAGCGGTGAACGCAAATGA
- the thiD gene encoding bifunctional hydroxymethylpyrimidine kinase/phosphomethylpyrimidine kinase yields the protein MNFPQVLTIAGSDSGGGAGIQADIKTFQERKTFGMSVITAITAQNTLGVKAVHKIPVEMIREQCDAIAEDFQVSAVKTGMLADAEIIREVARNIRLHNFPNIVIDPVMIAKGGTALLENEATQVLKDELLPLGTIITPNIPEAEEILGEKITTKAEIEQAAKKIFDLGVTAVVIKGGHSEMSEAADFYYDGETTKWLTSERFDTPHTHGTGCTFSACIAAELAKGNSLLDSVVVAKEFITSAIKYPLGIGHGHGPTNHFAYRLEDGK from the coding sequence ATGAATTTTCCACAAGTGTTAACGATAGCTGGTTCAGATTCAGGTGGTGGTGCGGGGATACAAGCAGACATCAAGACATTTCAAGAACGCAAGACCTTTGGCATGTCCGTCATCACGGCAATTACGGCGCAAAACACACTAGGTGTAAAAGCAGTGCATAAAATCCCGGTAGAAATGATTCGAGAACAGTGCGACGCGATTGCAGAGGATTTTCAAGTGAGCGCCGTGAAAACTGGAATGCTAGCAGATGCAGAAATTATCCGAGAAGTGGCGCGGAATATACGTTTGCACAACTTCCCAAATATCGTCATTGATCCCGTGATGATTGCAAAAGGTGGTACTGCTTTACTTGAAAACGAGGCGACGCAAGTTTTGAAAGACGAGCTTTTGCCACTTGGTACGATTATTACGCCGAATATTCCAGAAGCCGAAGAAATTCTTGGGGAAAAAATTACGACAAAGGCTGAAATCGAACAAGCTGCTAAGAAAATTTTTGATTTAGGTGTAACAGCGGTCGTCATTAAAGGTGGACATAGCGAAATGAGTGAGGCGGCTGATTTTTACTATGATGGCGAAACGACAAAATGGCTGACGAGCGAGCGCTTTGATACGCCGCATACGCACGGAACAGGTTGTACTTTTTCGGCATGTATTGCAGCTGAACTTGCGAAAGGGAATTCGCTTTTGGATAGTGTTGTAGTTGCGAAAGAATTTATCACAAGTGCGATTAAATATCCGCTTGGAATTGGCCACGGTCATGGTCCAACCAACCATTTTGCTTACCGATTGGAGGATGGGAAATGA
- the thiE gene encoding thiamine phosphate synthase, with protein sequence MRAELAVYFIAGTQDIVRGTLPSVLEEALKAGITCFQYREKGAGSLQTASERKEMALKCQQLCAKYQVPFIINDDVALALEIGADGIHVGQTDEAIRQVIASCAGKIKIGLSVHSVSEAAEAERLGSVDYIGVGPIFPTISKADAEPVSGTAILKEIRRAGITIPIVGIGGINETNSAEVLAAGADGVSVISAITRSEDCQSVIKQLKNPGAPS encoded by the coding sequence ATGAGAGCTGAACTAGCTGTATATTTTATTGCTGGAACGCAAGACATTGTCCGCGGAACGTTGCCAAGCGTGCTAGAAGAAGCACTGAAAGCCGGAATTACTTGTTTTCAATATCGCGAAAAAGGAGCAGGCTCACTCCAAACTGCCTCCGAAAGAAAAGAAATGGCGCTGAAATGCCAACAATTATGCGCAAAATACCAAGTACCTTTCATCATTAACGATGATGTTGCCCTAGCCCTCGAAATCGGCGCGGACGGCATCCATGTCGGGCAAACCGACGAAGCAATTCGTCAAGTTATCGCAAGTTGCGCTGGAAAAATAAAAATCGGACTATCCGTTCATTCAGTTAGTGAAGCGGCAGAAGCAGAACGACTTGGCTCGGTGGATTACATCGGTGTAGGACCCATTTTTCCAACGATTTCAAAAGCGGATGCAGAGCCAGTGAGTGGGACAGCTATTTTGAAAGAGATTCGCCGGGCTGGAATCACAATACCAATTGTTGGTATCGGCGGGATTAATGAAACAAATTCAGCAGAGGTTCTCGCAGCAGGTGCGGACGGGGTATCGGTTATTTCAGCGATAACTCGGTCGGAAGATTGCCAATCAGTTATCAAGCAATTAAAAAACCCAGGCGCCCCCTCCTAA
- a CDS encoding glycoside hydrolase family 1 protein, whose translation MHTNTGFPADFLWGGAAAANQFEGAYNVDGKGLSVQDVTPKGGFGHITDGPTPDNLKLEGIDFYHRYKDDVKLFAEMGFKVFRTSIAWSRIFPNGDETEPNEAGLQFYDDLFDELLAHNIEPLITLSHYETPLHLSKTYDGWVNRKMIDFYENYVRTVFNRYKGKVKYWLTFNEINSILHAPFMSGGISTSPDKLSQKDLYQAVHHELVASALATKIGHEIMPEAQIGCMVLAMPTYPLTSNPDDIIAVMEAERKNYFFSDVHVRGTYPGYMKRYFRENNIELDVTEEDLEILKNTVDFISFSYYMSTTETADESKRKAGAGNILGGVQNPYLEASEWGWQIDPKGLRVVLNEFWDRYQKPLFIVENGLGAIDQLEKDENGNYTVNDDYRINYLSAHLSQVKEAIKDGVELMGYTSWGCIDLVSASTAEMKKRYGFIYVDRNNDGTGTLNRYKKKSFDWYKNVIATNGEDL comes from the coding sequence ATGCATACAAATACAGGATTTCCAGCCGACTTTTTATGGGGTGGAGCTGCTGCTGCAAACCAATTCGAAGGCGCTTACAACGTTGATGGAAAAGGACTTTCCGTTCAAGATGTTACTCCAAAAGGCGGATTCGGTCACATTACTGACGGTCCAACACCAGATAACTTAAAATTAGAAGGAATTGACTTCTATCATCGCTACAAAGATGACGTGAAACTTTTTGCTGAAATGGGCTTCAAGGTTTTCCGTACTTCCATCGCTTGGTCCCGTATCTTCCCAAATGGTGACGAAACTGAGCCAAACGAAGCAGGACTTCAATTTTACGATGATTTATTCGATGAACTTCTAGCACATAATATCGAACCACTGATTACTTTATCTCACTATGAAACACCACTTCACTTATCGAAAACTTACGACGGCTGGGTAAATAGAAAAATGATCGACTTCTATGAAAACTATGTCCGCACTGTATTTAATCGCTACAAAGGCAAAGTAAAATATTGGCTAACATTCAATGAAATCAATTCAATTTTACACGCACCATTCATGAGTGGCGGTATTTCTACAAGCCCAGATAAATTATCTCAAAAAGACCTATACCAAGCTGTTCACCACGAACTTGTGGCAAGCGCGCTGGCTACAAAAATTGGTCACGAAATCATGCCCGAAGCTCAAATCGGCTGTATGGTTCTAGCAATGCCAACGTATCCGCTAACTTCCAACCCAGATGACATTATCGCAGTTATGGAAGCAGAGCGCAAAAACTATTTCTTCTCCGATGTTCATGTTCGCGGAACTTATCCGGGCTACATGAAACGCTATTTCAGAGAAAACAATATTGAATTAGACGTAACTGAAGAAGACCTAGAAATCCTTAAAAACACAGTAGATTTCATTTCGTTCAGCTATTACATGAGCACAACTGAAACAGCTGACGAGTCGAAACGCAAAGCTGGCGCAGGAAACATCCTAGGCGGCGTACAAAACCCTTACCTAGAAGCATCCGAATGGGGCTGGCAAATTGACCCTAAAGGCTTACGCGTTGTCCTAAACGAATTCTGGGATAGATACCAAAAACCACTTTTCATCGTAGAAAACGGTCTTGGTGCTATCGACCAACTTGAAAAAGACGAAAACGGCAACTACACAGTGAATGACGACTACCGTATTAATTATTTGAGCGCTCATTTATCGCAAGTGAAAGAAGCGATTAAAGATGGCGTTGAGCTGATGGGTTACACTTCATGGGGCTGTATTGACCTTGTAAGTGCCTCCACTGCTGAAATGAAGAAACGTTACGGCTTTATCTATGTTGATCGCAACAACGACGGCACAGGTACGCTAAACCGTTATAAGAAGAAAAGTTTTGATTGGTACAAGAACGTTATTGCGACCAATGGTGAAGATTTATAA
- a CDS encoding GAP family protein, translating to MESAFSAILSPAVGILISPFPIVGLILILLSNKARINSIFYTVGWIVGNIAIFFIGLFLMSSAVSSSGDQSTLVKVVLIVLGALLILLGAHDFTKRPRNGETAATPKWFEKMSNIKPGGAMIFAFVLSAVNPKNMLLSLTAGVSVGALNLSGGQETTATIIFGIIACCSIYIPTIAFLLAGKRLNNVLDSTRKWLIQNNSVIMAVLFLFIGLSVISKAF from the coding sequence GTGGAATCAGCTTTTTCAGCAATTTTGTCACCGGCAGTGGGGATTTTAATTAGCCCATTTCCGATTGTAGGTCTAATTTTGATTTTACTTAGTAACAAGGCGCGGATTAACAGTATTTTTTATACGGTAGGTTGGATTGTCGGGAATATTGCTATTTTCTTTATTGGTTTATTCTTAATGAGTTCGGCGGTCAGTTCGTCTGGAGATCAATCAACCTTAGTCAAAGTGGTACTTATTGTGCTGGGGGCTTTACTTATTTTACTCGGCGCACACGATTTTACAAAACGACCAAGAAATGGTGAAACAGCCGCAACACCGAAATGGTTTGAAAAAATGAGCAATATTAAACCGGGCGGAGCGATGATTTTTGCGTTTGTGCTTTCGGCAGTGAATCCGAAAAACATGTTACTTTCACTTACAGCAGGAGTCAGTGTCGGCGCGCTTAATTTATCCGGCGGTCAAGAAACAACGGCGACGATTATTTTTGGGATTATCGCATGTTGTTCGATTTACATCCCGACGATAGCTTTCTTATTAGCGGGAAAACGACTTAATAATGTATTGGATAGCACGCGCAAATGGCTTATTCAAAACAATTCCGTGATTATGGCGGTGCTTTTCTTGTTTATTGGTCTGAGTGTGATTAGCAAGGCGTTTTAA
- a CDS encoding PH domain-containing protein, translating to MFDKLMGKAAIVSESSYGIERFLEEDEKIIQIFKFIRDEVIITTKGIFNVDAQGITGKKVEYKFFPKKALKYVSIETAGTLDRDFDLKIGVDGNTVVTQNTSFSAPISLKVHKNDTEMGFALYKMIKEML from the coding sequence ATGTTCGATAAATTGATGGGAAAAGCTGCTATTGTTTCGGAATCTTCATACGGAATTGAAAGATTTTTAGAAGAAGATGAAAAAATTATTCAAATCTTCAAGTTTATAAGAGATGAAGTAATTATCACTACTAAAGGAATTTTCAATGTAGATGCACAAGGTATTACAGGGAAAAAAGTAGAATACAAATTCTTCCCGAAAAAAGCACTAAAATATGTTTCTATTGAGACTGCTGGAACTCTAGACCGCGATTTTGACTTGAAAATCGGTGTTGACGGTAACACAGTTGTGACGCAAAACACTTCTTTCTCCGCTCCAATTTCTTTGAAAGTGCATAAAAATGACACGGAAATGGGCTTTGCGCTGTATAAAATGATTAAAGAAATGTTATAA